CACCTCCTCCTCGCGGTAGGCGTCGACGAGGAACGCCATCATCGCGCGCGTCAGTCCGAACGAGGGCTCGATGACGTACGGGACGTAGGTCTCACCGGATGCCTGGTCGAAGTACGCGAGCTTCTGACCCGACGCCTCGATGTGGCTCGACAGGTCGTAGTCGGTGCGGTTGGCGACGCCCATGAGCTCGCCCCACTCCTTGCCCGTGAAGCCGAAGCGGTACTCGACGTCGATCGTCCCGGCGGAGTAGTGGGCGCGGTCCTCCTGGGGGACGTCGAACTGCCGCATGTTGGCGGGATCGATGCCGAGGTCGATGAACCAGTTCCAGCACGCCTCGACCCAGTGGTCGAACCATTCGCCCGCCTCGGCGGGAGGCGTGAAGAACTCGATCTCCATCTGCTCGAACTCGCGCGTGCGGAAGATGAAGTTGCCGGGGGTGATCTCGTTGCGGAACGCCTTGCCGACCTGGCCGATGCCGAATGGCGGCTTCTTGCGGCTCGCGGTGAGCACGTTCGAGAAGTTCACGAAGATGCCCTGTGCGGTCTCAGGGCGCAGGAAGTGCAGACCGCTCTCGTCGTCGACGACACCGAGATACGTCTTCACGAGACCCGAGAACGACTTCGGCTCGGTGTACTGGCCCTTCGTGCCGCAGTTCGGGCAGGGGATGTCGCCGAGCCCGTTCTCGGCCTTGCGGCCCTTCCGCGCCTCGAAGTCCTCGATGAGCGTGTCCTCGCGGAACCGCTTGTGGCACTGCAGGCACTCGACGAGCGGGTCGCTGAACGTCGCGACGTGGCCGGAGGCCTCCCACACGCGCTTGGGCAGGATGACCGAGGAGTCGAGCCCGACCATGTCGCCGCGTCCGCGGACGAAGGTCTGCCACCACTGGCGGCGGATGTTCTCCTTGAGCTCCGTCCCGAGGGGGCCGTAGTCCCACGCCGACCGCGACCCGCCGTAGATCTCGCCCGCCTGGAAGACGAACCCGCGGTGGCGGGCGAGGGCGATGACTTTGTCGAGACGGGACTGCTCGGCCACGGTGGCTCCAATGGTCGTTGTGAAGAGGGTGCGCGACAGCGCGGATGCCGCAGAACGCGGCATCCGTCAGTCTATCGGGGCGTTTTCGCGGGGGTGACGCCGCTCAGGACACGAAGCGGATGCTGAGGGGCGGCGTGTACCACTGCCCCTGGTTCGCCTTCACGGCCGCGAGGATCTCGATCACGAGGGCGAAGACGCCGACGGCGATCAGGAGGAGCACGCCGATACCGAAGAACGCCAGCGGGATGCAGACGAGCGCGGCGATGAGGATCGTGAGTTGGAAGTTGAGGGCCGCGGCGCTGTGCGCTCGGACGAACGGACCCCGATCGCGCAGGACGAGGTAGATCACGAGCGGGCCGACGAAGTAGAAGAGGATGCCGCTGAGATGAACCAGGGTCGACCAGAGCTTCTCGTCCTGCGGATTCATCGGCGGCACCTGCGGGTACGGCGGCTGAGGCGGGTGAGGGGGCGGCGGCATCGTCATGGCGTCAGCGTAGAGGTCCGAACCGGTTGCCACGAACCTCGTCACTCGGCTGGAGTAACCGATACGTTCGTAGTCAGCACGTGAACCGTGCCGGGAACGACCGACCATCGGGACTCAGGGGGAACACATTCATGGACGTACTCGCAGCCGGAGGCGCTTTCGTGATCGGTGGCGTCGCCATCGTCGCCGTCATCGTCTTCATCATCATCTTCATGGTCATCCTGCGCGCCTGGTACAAGGTCGCCAAGGCCGACCAGGCGCTCGTGATCGTCGGACGCAACCAGAAGAACGCGTCGGGTGACTCGTCGCGCATCTCCGTCATCACCGGCGGCGGCGCCCTCGTGAACCCGCTGACCCAACGCGCCGAGATGATCTCGCTGCGTGCACGCCAGATCAAGATGGAGCCGACGGCTCAGTCGTCCACCGGTGTCACGGTCAACGTGAGCGGTGTCGCGCTCGTCAAGATCGGCTCCGACCCCGAACTGGTCCGCCGTGCCGCCGAGCGGTTCCTGTCGCAGGACGGCGCAATCGAGCAGTTCACCACCGAGCAGCTCGAGGGTGCTCTCCGCGGCGTCGTCGCGACACTGACCGTCGAGCAGCTCATGAACGACCGCCAGAAGCTGAGCGACCAGATCGCCGACGGCATCAAGAGTGACCTGCTCTCGCAGGGCCTCATCCTCGACTCCTTCCAGATCCAGGGCGTCACCGACAAGAACGGCTACATCGACGCCCTCGGCGCGACCGAGGTCGAGCGCGTCCGCCGCGAGGCCGAGGTCGCCCGCATCAACGCGGCCCGCGAAGTGAAGGCTCGCCAGATCGCGACCGACGAGGCGAACCTCATCGAGCAGACGGCGTACGACAAGAACTCCGCCGCCGCCGCCGCCGAAGTCGGTCGTGCCCGCGCCGAGGCCGAGCAGGCTGAGGCTCTCGCCCGCGCCGAGCGCGAGCAGGCCGTCCTCCTGCAGCAGGCCGAGAACCGTCAGGCCCAGCTCGACGCCGACGTCAAGAAGGTCGCCGACGCGTCGCTCTACGAGCGCGAGCGTTCCGCCGACGCCGACGCGTACACGCAGGTCAAGGCGGCCGAGGCTCGTGCGCAGATCGCTGCGCAGGAAGCCGAGGCCACGCGCCTGCGCGCCGAGGCCGACGCCGCCGCCGTACGGCTCGAAGGTGAAGCGCGCGCTGCGGCCCTCACGGCCGAGGCACGCGCCCTCGCCGAGAACCAGCAGGCACTGCTCGCCCAGCGGGCGATCGAGGCCCTCGTGCCGCTCATGACCGAGTTCGCCCGCGGCTTCGACAAGGTCGGCTCGATCACGGTCCTCGGCGGCGAGGGCGCGTCGAGCCACATGGCGAGCGAGAGCGCGTCGAGCATGCGCGCCACGTTCGACGCCGTGCAGGCGGCGACCGGCATCGACCTCCGTGGCATCATCCAGGGCCAGGCCACCGGCCGCGGCATCGCCCAGGGTTTGCAGAACGAGCAGGGTCTGCAGAACGAGCAGGCACAGGACGCGGCGCCGCTGCGTCGTCGGACGGCTGAGACTGCGGCCCCGGCCGGGACCGCGGCATCCGCTGACGCCCCGTCGCCGGACGCCGTGTGAGTACGCCCGAGGGAGGCCGGTCGCTCGTCGTCGACGAACAGCTGGCCTCCCGCCTCGCGCGCGGTTTCTTGCGATGGCAGCTGACGCAGCCGTCGTGGATCGTGCTGATGAGCCTCACGGCCGTGATCGTCGCGCTGAGCGTCGTGCTCACCCTCACGGGAAGCGAGGGCGCGGCCTGGGTCGGCGTCGCCCTCGTGGTCATCCTGAGCGGAGCGGTGATCGCGTCATGGGTCGCCGTGCGGTCGTCGATCCTTCGCGCGTACCCGATCGGCTCCGTCGCCACCGCGACGCTCACGGATGACGCACTGCACGCCACCTCGGCGCTCGGAACGAGCGAGATCCGCTTCACGGCGTTCCGCCGGGTGGATGCCGCAGGCGACGCACTCCTGCTGAAGGTCGGGTCGCGCCTGGGCCCCGTCGCGGTCATGCCGCGGGCGCTGCTGTCCGAGCCGGACATCGCGCGCCTACGGGCGATCTCGTCACGCTGACCGGATGCGGCTCCGGTACGTCCGGGGCCGCATCCCTGTCAACCCGGTGGGCCGCAGTCGCTCCGGTTCGTAGCGTCGGACCATGACCTTCTCCCCTCGCCGCGCCATCGTGACCGCCTCCGACTCCGGGATCGGGCGCGCGACCGCCCTCGCTCTCGCCGACGCCGGGATGGACGTCGGCGTCACCTGGCATTCCGACGAGGACGGCGCGAACGAGACCGCGGAAGAGGTCCGCCGCCGGGGCCGGAAGGCCGTCGTCGCACAGTTCGACGCCACCGACCTCGAGTCGGTCCCCGGCGTCGTCCGCCACCTGGCGGAAGAGCTCGGCGGCCTCGACGTGTTCGTCAACAACGCCGGCGGCGGAACGGGCGGCCCCTTCCTCGACATGGACATCGAGGGCTGGCGGACGGTCGTCGGCCTCAACCTCGACGGTGCCTTCGTCGGCATGCACACGGCGGCGACCCTCATGGCGGATGCCGGCCAGGAAGGCCGCATCATCGCAGTCACGAGTGTCCACGGCTCGCAGCCGCGCGTCGGCTCGGCCGCCTAC
This DNA window, taken from Microbacterium sp. MM2322, encodes the following:
- a CDS encoding flotillin family protein, with the protein product MDVLAAGGAFVIGGVAIVAVIVFIIIFMVILRAWYKVAKADQALVIVGRNQKNASGDSSRISVITGGGALVNPLTQRAEMISLRARQIKMEPTAQSSTGVTVNVSGVALVKIGSDPELVRRAAERFLSQDGAIEQFTTEQLEGALRGVVATLTVEQLMNDRQKLSDQIADGIKSDLLSQGLILDSFQIQGVTDKNGYIDALGATEVERVRREAEVARINAAREVKARQIATDEANLIEQTAYDKNSAAAAAEVGRARAEAEQAEALARAEREQAVLLQQAENRQAQLDADVKKVADASLYERERSADADAYTQVKAAEARAQIAAQEAEATRLRAEADAAAVRLEGEARAAALTAEARALAENQQALLAQRAIEALVPLMTEFARGFDKVGSITVLGGEGASSHMASESASSMRATFDAVQAATGIDLRGIIQGQATGRGIAQGLQNEQGLQNEQAQDAAPLRRRTAETAAPAGTAASADAPSPDAV
- a CDS encoding SDR family oxidoreductase, with amino-acid sequence MTFSPRRAIVTASDSGIGRATALALADAGMDVGVTWHSDEDGANETAEEVRRRGRKAVVAQFDATDLESVPGVVRHLAEELGGLDVFVNNAGGGTGGPFLDMDIEGWRTVVGLNLDGAFVGMHTAATLMADAGQEGRIIAVTSVHGSQPRVGSAAYVASKHGLEGLVKTMAQELGAKGITVNSVAPGEIATPINDMEGEDAENTHRPGIPIPRPGKPEEIADVIAFLASGASSYVTGATWVVDGGMLQMGPQAGSHLESDAWRSAG
- a CDS encoding glycine--tRNA ligase; amino-acid sequence: MAEQSRLDKVIALARHRGFVFQAGEIYGGSRSAWDYGPLGTELKENIRRQWWQTFVRGRGDMVGLDSSVILPKRVWEASGHVATFSDPLVECLQCHKRFREDTLIEDFEARKGRKAENGLGDIPCPNCGTKGQYTEPKSFSGLVKTYLGVVDDESGLHFLRPETAQGIFVNFSNVLTASRKKPPFGIGQVGKAFRNEITPGNFIFRTREFEQMEIEFFTPPAEAGEWFDHWVEACWNWFIDLGIDPANMRQFDVPQEDRAHYSAGTIDVEYRFGFTGKEWGELMGVANRTDYDLSSHIEASGQKLAYFDQASGETYVPYVIEPSFGLTRAMMAFLVDAYREEEVPNAKGGTDTRTVLGLDPRLAPVKVAVLPLSRNERLSPLARKVADDLRANGWNVDFDDAGAIGRRYRRQDEIGTPFCVTVDFDSLDDDAVTIRDRDSMAQERVALSELHAYLAPRLRGA
- a CDS encoding DUF4870 domain-containing protein, with amino-acid sequence MTMPPPPHPPQPPYPQVPPMNPQDEKLWSTLVHLSGILFYFVGPLVIYLVLRDRGPFVRAHSAAALNFQLTILIAALVCIPLAFFGIGVLLLIAVGVFALVIEILAAVKANQGQWYTPPLSIRFVS